The segment CCACCAGCGCGATCGTCTGCCCGGCGGGGATGTCGAGCGAGAAGCTCGGCAGGATCGTGCGCTCGTCGGCGTAGCCGAAGGTGACGTCGTCGAAGCGCACGTGCCCCTTCGACTCCCACAGGTCGACCGGCCGCGCGGGGTCGGGAACCGTCGGCACCTCCTCGAGCACGCCCGAGACCTTCTCCAGCGCCGCCGTGGCGGACTGGTACGAGTTCAGGAACATCGCGATCTCCTGCATGGGCGAGAAGAAGTTGCGCACGTACAGCACCGCGGCCAGCAGGATGCCGACCTGGATCTCGCCCTGTGACATGCGGATGCCGCCCCACACGACGACGACGCCCAGCGTGATCGCCGCCACGGCCATGAGGCCCGGCTCGAAGACGCCGAACAGCAGCATCGAGCGGCGGTTCACATCGCGGTACTCGCCCGCGATGCCCTGGAACGTCTCGTCGTTGCGCGGCTCCTTGCGGAAGGCCTTGACGGCGCGGATGCCGGTCATCGTCTCGACGAACTGCACGATCACCTTGGCGCTGATCACGCGCGACTCCCGGTACACGCGCTGCGAGCGCAGGTAGAACCAGCGCATGAGGTACATCAGCGGGATGCCGGCGAGCACGAGCACGACACCGGACTGCCAGTCCACGAGCATGAGCGCGATGAACGTGAACGCGCCGTACAGCAGCCCGGAGACGAGCTCGTTGAGCCCGCCGTCGAGCAGTTCGCGGATGGAGTCGAGGTCGCTCGTCTGCCGGGAGATGATGCGCCCGGAGGTGTAGCTCTCGTGGAACTCCAGGCTCAGCCGCTGAGTGTGCAGGAACATGCGCTTGCGCAGATCGATCAGCACGGCCTGCGTGATGCGGGCCGTGAGCACGGCGTACCAGCCGATGAGCGCGGCACCCAGCAGCCCGATGAGGAGGAACCCGATGCCGACGACGAGCGTGGGCATCCAGTCCGCGTGCTCGAGCACGGCAGGCAGCGCGTTGTTGAGCCCGTACGCGATCAGCGCGGGGCCTGCGACCTGGGCGGCGGTGGAGATCACGAGCACGGCGGCGGTGAGCACGATGTGCGCGCGCAGCGGCGTGATCAGCGACCCGAGCAGCCGCAGCGAGCGGCGACGGATGCTGCGGCTCTCCTCGCGCGAGTAGTCGGCGCGGTCCTCGCCCTGCGTTCCGGTGACGGCCGTGGTCATGCCTGCACCTCCTCGTCCATGATGTCGTCCGCGTTCTTGATGTCGATGGGATCCGGGGTCGAGACGATCGGGATCGCCCCGGTGCGCGCGGCCTCCTCCGCCTCGAGGCTGGAGATCACGTGCCGGTAGTGCGCACTCGTGCGCAGCAGATCGGAGTGGGTGCCCACGGCCGAGACCCGCCCGCGTTCGAGCACGGCGACCCGGTCGGCGAGCGCGACGGTCGAGGGGCGGTGGGCGACGATGAGCGCCGTGGTGTCGGCGAGCACATGCCGCAGCGCCTCCTCCACGAGCGCCTCGGTGTCGACGTCGAGGGCCGAGAGCGGATCGTCGAGCACGAGCACCTTGGGCTTGGCCGCGACGGCGCGCGCCAGCGCGAGGCGCTGGCGCTGTCCGCCGGACAGGCTCAGCCCCTCCTCGCCGATGAGCGTCTCCACGCCCTCGGGCAGCGCATCCACGAATCCGGCCTGCGCGACATCGAGGGCCTCGCG is part of the Microbacterium pseudoresistens genome and harbors:
- a CDS encoding ABC transporter ATP-binding protein; translated protein: MTTAVTGTQGEDRADYSREESRSIRRRSLRLLGSLITPLRAHIVLTAAVLVISTAAQVAGPALIAYGLNNALPAVLEHADWMPTLVVGIGFLLIGLLGAALIGWYAVLTARITQAVLIDLRKRMFLHTQRLSLEFHESYTSGRIISRQTSDLDSIRELLDGGLNELVSGLLYGAFTFIALMLVDWQSGVVLVLAGIPLMYLMRWFYLRSQRVYRESRVISAKVIVQFVETMTGIRAVKAFRKEPRNDETFQGIAGEYRDVNRRSMLLFGVFEPGLMAVAAITLGVVVVWGGIRMSQGEIQVGILLAAVLYVRNFFSPMQEIAMFLNSYQSATAALEKVSGVLEEVPTVPDPARPVDLWESKGHVRFDDVTFGYADERTILPSFSLDIPAGQTIALVGTTGAGKSTLAKLISRFYDPTVGAVTLDGVDLRSLHPKDLRRAIVMVTQEAYLFSGTVADNIALGKPDATLDEIRAAARAVGADGFIEALPDGYGTDVNKRGGRVSAGQRQLISFARAFLADPAVLILDEATASLDIPSERLIQDALQTLLADRTAIIIAHRLSTVAIADRVLVMEHGRIIEDDTPDALIGGTGKFAQLHAAWQQTLV